One Megalops cyprinoides isolate fMegCyp1 chromosome 17, fMegCyp1.pri, whole genome shotgun sequence DNA window includes the following coding sequences:
- the LOC118791917 gene encoding pleckstrin homology domain-containing family G member 3-like isoform X5: protein MSLLSRTKERGWGVALRPGVTEVDVGRNVWDERSLLIGFNRRISRWFGGVTGSVLYKCILKPAQEWFMESPRLSTASVCSNEQSSPAIPPDCSTSLSASPRDGKRPVSLVSTLSSGSSRDGHSLYGSSAALEGTAPTSRDDVDLELSPAGGTEEQQQGQAEPGGLDPQPKRPLQRNSGHTSPSRADRTRQRPLSPFVAMAPNPKLTYLDRVVMEIIETERMYVRDLRSIVEDYLAHIIDMGDLPIQPEQVCALFGNIEDIYEFNSELLQDLDMCDNDPVAIARCFVLKSEYFEIYTQYCTNYPNSVAALTDCMRNKTLAKFFRDRQAALKCSLPLGSYLLKPVQRILKYHLLLQEIAKHFDPEEEGYEVVEEAIYTMTGVAWYINDMKRKHEHAVRLQEVQSLLINWKGPDLTTYGELVLEGTFRVHRAKNERTLFLFDRMLLITKKRGEHYVYKAHISCATLMLIESAKDCLCFSVTHYKHPKQPHTMQARTVEERKLWAHHIKRLILENHLIPQKAKEAIMEMDSKYPPKFRYSPERLKKSMSGQLDDVPTAGRQGRRQSEPCKQITKVTKAILKDEEGNDILEENGINRQNSQSSGQEDTCDTMEGGSLIEQAPTEEPPSHNSIFQSSSTEKPEQDPLSNSEPAGPISSAPIGQETTESEADHGEDGEEMMEISPVPQQAESKASSSGEASTTEEEDEEEEDEEDTAAESNEPASILPPSVLDQASVIAERFTAGGRRGSLAGDEARSLGCPSPRLPSRRGSTFSLGGDAQRLNSASAEPPLGLLAPDTTLLGAELRVPSPGPDSPFEGDPHWKRDSTLSRQDRLLIGKIKSYYEHAEHRGASFAIKRRESLTYIPAGLVRNSVSRLNSIPKDGASPDPDSTFTPASDSDPEPDPALHSASSGDPSGDPTSHTEVIKGEESSYAEVKARVDPGVGNSHDASRTTAENEEFLPSSEMIRVWQEMEKEVAGARSVPPGPVKPREVPGTGRACKGMLRKDQLPRGASDTEHSRPPKAEAEPRTVGKEHVKDLKGRAVGLGQPAGLNPTRKPQEGSRAKKAPAPRVIRLGSDADEELLRHDEEKARNKVFQLARQYSQRIKSSKPMVRQRSQDSDILLSARNLPSVLEERPERDGKGKLNQGLPLTVYDQVIVRELGPAAQMRSPSPGRTPSSGCSPRVLSPSRPQCRSPVSPVPAESFNWPDVRELRSMYARRGPDGAAGRSRSMPERMGASSLGRRSSCSSCSSGTAPGGLSEAPAYRPHPPRDGAEGWARVCRAGSLDNRLSGLHLSHLQSMQSQVSGPGYYISGQAALPNNHRVIVVEKVAEPTPQVGGAGPKEAEAEGEGQTGIGAEPEPEKEDEDTDGSYVQIRSPTSREKISIMAVIDRCRAYQESDEYRQREGGGAKVELAKRCGWDKEQELSPPFSKKADDAQRAAAGKKTDSSQNGVVRNLREKFLNLGSNT, encoded by the exons ATGAGTCTGCTCTCTAGGACTAAGGAGCGCGGCTGGGGGGTCGCCCTCCGGCCAGGCGTGACAGAGGTAGACGTCGGGAGGAATGTGTGGGATGAACGCAGCCTGCTGATTGGATTCAACCGCAGGATATCGCGGTGGTTCG GTGGAGTTACAGGCTCAGTTCTTTACAAATGTATTCTGAAGCCGGCTCAAGAATGGTTTATGG aaTCCCCCCGGTTGTCCACAGCCTCCGTCTGCAGCAATGAGCAATCGTCCCCAGCCATCCCGCCGGACTGCTCCACCTCGCTGTCCGCCAGCCCCCGCGACGGCAAGCGGCCAGTGAGCCTGGTGTCCACGCTGTCCTCGGGATCGTCCCGGGACGGACACAGCCTGTACGGGAGCAGCGCTGCCCTTGAGGGGACTGCACCCACCTCCAGAGACGACGTCGACCTGGAGCTGAGCCCTGCAGGGGGCACcgaagagcagcagcaggggcaaGCCGAACCCGGAGGGCTTGACCCCCAGCCCAAAAGGCCACTTCAGCGCAACAGCGGCCACACCTCCCCGAGTCGGGCTGACCGGACGCGACAgcgccccctctctccttttgtcGCCATGGCGCCCAACCCTAAGCTCACTTACCTGGACCGCGTTGTCATGGAGATCATCGAGACAGAGCGGATGTATGTGAGGGATCTGCGCAGTATTGTGGAG GACTACCTGGCCCACATCATCGACATGGGCGACCTGCCTATCCAACCGGAGCAGGTGTGCGCCTTGTTTGGGAACATTGAGGACATTTACGAGTTCAACAG TGAGCTGCTCCAGGATCTGGACATGTGTGACAATGACCCCGTGGCCATCGCTCGCTGCTTCGTCCTCAAG AGCGAGTACTTCGAGATCTACACGCAGTACTGCACCAACTACCCCAA CTCGGTGGCGGCGTTGACAGACTGCATGAGGAATAAGACCCTGGCCAAGTTCTTCCGGGACCGGCAGGCCGCGCTGAAGTGCTCACTCCCGCTGGGGTCCTACCTGCTCAAGCCCGTGCAGAGAATCCTCAAAtaccacctgctgctgcag GAGATCGCCAAGCACTTTGACCCGGAGGAGGAGGGCTacgaggtggtggaggaggccATCTACACCATGACGGGCGTGGCCTGGTACATCAACgacatgaaaaggaaacacGAACACGCCGTCCGGCTGCAG GAGGTGCAGTCGCTGCTCATCAACTGGAAGGGGCCGGACCTCACCACCTACGGGGAGCTGGTGCTGGAGGGAACCTTCCGCGTGCACCGCGCCAAAAACGAGAGGACGCTCTTCCTCTTCGACAGGATGCTCCTCATCACCAAGAAGCGAGGGGAGCACTACGTCTACAAGGCCCACATCTCG TGTGCCACCCTGATGCTGATAGAGAGTGCCAAGGactgcctgtgtttcagtgtcacCCACTACAAGCACCCCAAGCAGCCTCACACCATGCAG GCGAGGACCGTGGAGGAGAGGAAACTGTGGGCCCATCACATCAAGAGGCTGATCTTAGAGAACCACCTCATCCCACAAAAG gcGAAAGAGGCCATCATGGAAATGGACTCCAAAT ATCCGCCAAAGTTCCGCTACAGTCCTGAGAGGCTGAAGAAGTCCATGTCCGGCCAGCTGGACGACGTGCCCACTGCCGGTCGTCAGGGGCGGAGGCAGTCAG agccaTGCAAGCAGATCACCAAGGTCACTAAAG CCATTCTTAAG GACGAAGAAGGGAATGACATCTTAGAAGAAAATGGGATTAACAGGCAAAACAGCCAATCGTCTGGTCAGGAGGATACATGTGACACAATGGAGGGCGGGTCCCTCATTGAGCAG GCCCCTACTGAAGAGCCACCGTCACACAACAGCATCTTTCAGTCCAGCTCCACTGAGAAACCTGAGCAAGACCCTCTCTCAAATTCTGAACCTGCTGGCCCAATATCCAGCGCCCCCATTGGGCAGGAGACCACCGAGTCCGAGGCAGACCATGGTGAGGATGGAGAGGAGATGATGGAGATATCGCCTGTGCCTCAGCAGGCGGAGTCCAAGGCTTCGAGCAGCGGGGAGGCGTCGACGACagaagaggaggacgaggaagaggaggacgaagaGGATACGGCGGCAGAGTCAAACGAGCCCGCCAGCATCTTGCCCCCCTCCGTGCTGGACCAGGCGAGCGTCATCGCCGAGCGCTTCACCGCCGGCGGCCGCCGGGGGAGCCTGGCGGGGGACGAGGCGCGGTCTCTCGGCTGCCCCTCCCCGCGGCTGCCCAGCAGGCGGGGCAGCACCTTCAGCCTGGGCGGCGACGCCCAGCGGCTTAACAGTGCCTCCGCGGAGCCCCCGCTGGGTCTGCTCGCCCCGGACACTACCCTCCTGGGGGCAGAGCTCAGGGTGCCCTCCCCAGGCCCCGACAGCCCCTTTGAGGGGGACCCTCACTGGAAGAGGGACTCCACCCTCTCACGGCAGGACCGGCTGCTAATTGGCAAGATCAAGAGCTACTACGAGCACGCGGAGCACCGCGGGGCCAGCTTCGCCATCAAGCGGCGGGAGAGTCTGACCTACATCCCTGCTGGCCTGGTCAGGAACTCCGTCAGCCGGCTCAACAGCATTCCCAAGGATGGGGCCTCCCCTGACCCCGACTCCACCTTTACTCCTGCCTCTGACTCCGACCCTGAGCCTGACCCCGCCCTCCACTCTGCCTCCAGCGGTGACCCCAGTGGTGACCCCACTTCTCACACAGAGGTAATCAAAGGTGAGGAGTCGTCCTACGCCGAGGTCAAAGCACGGGTGGACCCTGGGGTTGGGAACTCCCATGATGCCAGCAGGACCACAGCTGAGAATGAAGAGTTCCTTCCTTCCTCCGAGATGATCAGGGTGTggcaggagatggagaaggaggtggCCGGGGCACGATCAGTGCCCCCCGGCCCCGTGAAGCCGAGGGAGGTCCCTGGCACAGGAAGGGCCTGTAAAGGGATGCTAAGAAAGGACCAGCTGCCCAGGGGAGCCTCTGACACGGAACACAGCAGGCCCCCGAAGGCGGAAGCTGAACCGAGAACGGTTGGTAAGGAGCATGTCAAGGACCTGAAGGGCAGGGCCGTGGGACTGGGGCAGCCAGCAGGCCTGAACCCAACCCGCAAGCCCCAGGAGGGGAGCAGGGCGAAAAAGGCGCCCGCCCCCAGGGTGATCCGCCTGGGCTCCGACGCGGACGAGGAGCTGCTCCGGCACGACGAGGAGAAGGCTAGGAACAAGGTGTTTCAGCTGGCGCGCCAGTACAGCCAGCGCATCAAGAGCAGCAAGCCCATGGTGAGGCAGCGGAGCCAGGACTCCGACATCCTGCTCAGCGCCCGGAACCTGCCCTCCGTGCTGGAGGAGCGGCCGGAGAGGGACGGCAAAG GTAAACTCAACCAAGGACTGCCCCTGACGGTCTACGATCAAGTGATTGTGCGTGAGCTTGGGCCCGCAGCACAGATGAGGTCCCCCAGCCCAGGCCGCACCCCCAGCTCGGGGTGCAGCCCCCGGGTGCTGTCTCCCAGCCGCCCGCAGTGCAGGAGCCCGGTCAGCCCTGTGCCCGCTGAGAGCTTCAACTGGCCGGACGTGCGCGAGCTGCGCTCCATGTACGCCCGCCGGGGGCCGGACGGGGCCGCCGGACGCAGCCGCTCCATGCCGGAGAGGATGGGGGCATCCAGCCTGGGGAGgcgctccagctgctccagctgcagctcggGGACGGCCCCCGGCGGACTCTCGGAGGCGCCGGCCTACAGGCCCCACCCACCGAGAGATGGGGCAGAGGGCTGGGCCCGGGTGTGCCGAGCGGGCTCCCTGGATAACCGGCTGAGCGGACTGCACCTGAGCCACCTGCAGAGCATGCAGAGCCAGGTCTCCGGCCCCGGCTACTACATCTCCGGCCAGGCCGCCCTCCCCAACAACCACAGGGTCATCGTCGTAGAGAAGGTCGCAGAGCCGACGCCccaggtgggcggggctgggcCAAAGGAGGcggaggcagagggggagggacagacaggtaTAGGGGCGGAGCCAGAGCCGGagaaggaggatgaggacacTGATGGGAGCTACGTGCAGATCCGCTCGCCCACCTCCCGGGAGAAAATCTCCATCATGGCTGTCATCGACCGCTGCAGGGCCTACCAGGAGTCGGACGAGTACAGGCAGCGGGAGGGGGGCGGAGCTAAGGTGGAGCTGGCCAAAAGGTGCGGATGGGACAAGGAGCAAGAACTGAGCCCGCCTTTCAGCAAGAAGGCGGACGACGCCCAGAGAGCCGCAGCAggcaaaaagacagacagcagccaAAATGGTGTGGTGAGAAACCTGAGAGAAAAGTTCCTAAACTTGGGATCAAACACttga
- the LOC118791917 gene encoding pleckstrin homology domain-containing family G member 3-like isoform X3 produces the protein MPEGSHSAAYDVLMGEGGVTGSVLYKCILKPAQEWFMESPRLSTASVCSNEQSSPAIPPDCSTSLSASPRDGKRPVSLVSTLSSGSSRDGHSLYGSSAALEGTAPTSRDDVDLELSPAGGTEEQQQGQAEPGGLDPQPKRPLQRNSGHTSPSRADRTRQRPLSPFVAMAPNPKLTYLDRVVMEIIETERMYVRDLRSIVEDYLAHIIDMGDLPIQPEQVCALFGNIEDIYEFNSELLQDLDMCDNDPVAIARCFVLKSEYFEIYTQYCTNYPNSVAALTDCMRNKTLAKFFRDRQAALKCSLPLGSYLLKPVQRILKYHLLLQEIAKHFDPEEEGYEVVEEAIYTMTGVAWYINDMKRKHEHAVRLQEVQSLLINWKGPDLTTYGELVLEGTFRVHRAKNERTLFLFDRMLLITKKRGEHYVYKAHISCATLMLIESAKDCLCFSVTHYKHPKQPHTMQARTVEERKLWAHHIKRLILENHLIPQKAKEAIMEMDSKYPPKFRYSPERLKKSMSGQLDDVPTAGRQGRRQSEPCKQITKVTKAILKHADSEGALPADARCGQARGSVSTLGSSLGEPEAERPSVEEDEEDPGFRRDTYERLSPSDSEEPRPERAPGAGGAEQEQEEEEEGESDKDDILMEDTQVADFASSVLAAIPCWHFRARALLSAQVTTDEEGNDILEENGINRQNSQSSGQEDTCDTMEGGSLIEQAPTEEPPSHNSIFQSSSTEKPEQDPLSNSEPAGPISSAPIGQETTESEADHGEDGEEMMEISPVPQQAESKASSSGEASTTEEEDEEEEDEEDTAAESNEPASILPPSVLDQASVIAERFTAGGRRGSLAGDEARSLGCPSPRLPSRRGSTFSLGGDAQRLNSASAEPPLGLLAPDTTLLGAELRVPSPGPDSPFEGDPHWKRDSTLSRQDRLLIGKIKSYYEHAEHRGASFAIKRRESLTYIPAGLVRNSVSRLNSIPKDGASPDPDSTFTPASDSDPEPDPALHSASSGDPSGDPTSHTEVIKGEESSYAEVKARVDPGVGNSHDASRTTAENEEFLPSSEMIRVWQEMEKEVAGARSVPPGPVKPREVPGTGRACKGMLRKDQLPRGASDTEHSRPPKAEAEPRTVGKEHVKDLKGRAVGLGQPAGLNPTRKPQEGSRAKKAPAPRVIRLGSDADEELLRHDEEKARNKVFQLARQYSQRIKSSKPMVRQRSQDSDILLSARNLPSVLEERPERDGKGKLNQGLPLTVYDQVIVRELGPAAQMRSPSPGRTPSSGCSPRVLSPSRPQCRSPVSPVPAESFNWPDVRELRSMYARRGPDGAAGRSRSMPERMGASSLGRRSSCSSCSSGTAPGGLSEAPAYRPHPPRDGAEGWARVCRAGSLDNRLSGLHLSHLQSMQSQVSGPGYYISGQAALPNNHRVIVVEKVAEPTPQVGGAGPKEAEAEGEGQTGIGAEPEPEKEDEDTDGSYVQIRSPTSREKISIMAVIDRCRAYQESDEYRQREGGGAKVELAKRCGWDKEQELSPPFSKKADDAQRAAAGKKTDSSQNGVVRNLREKFLNLGSNT, from the exons GTGGAGTTACAGGCTCAGTTCTTTACAAATGTATTCTGAAGCCGGCTCAAGAATGGTTTATGG aaTCCCCCCGGTTGTCCACAGCCTCCGTCTGCAGCAATGAGCAATCGTCCCCAGCCATCCCGCCGGACTGCTCCACCTCGCTGTCCGCCAGCCCCCGCGACGGCAAGCGGCCAGTGAGCCTGGTGTCCACGCTGTCCTCGGGATCGTCCCGGGACGGACACAGCCTGTACGGGAGCAGCGCTGCCCTTGAGGGGACTGCACCCACCTCCAGAGACGACGTCGACCTGGAGCTGAGCCCTGCAGGGGGCACcgaagagcagcagcaggggcaaGCCGAACCCGGAGGGCTTGACCCCCAGCCCAAAAGGCCACTTCAGCGCAACAGCGGCCACACCTCCCCGAGTCGGGCTGACCGGACGCGACAgcgccccctctctccttttgtcGCCATGGCGCCCAACCCTAAGCTCACTTACCTGGACCGCGTTGTCATGGAGATCATCGAGACAGAGCGGATGTATGTGAGGGATCTGCGCAGTATTGTGGAG GACTACCTGGCCCACATCATCGACATGGGCGACCTGCCTATCCAACCGGAGCAGGTGTGCGCCTTGTTTGGGAACATTGAGGACATTTACGAGTTCAACAG TGAGCTGCTCCAGGATCTGGACATGTGTGACAATGACCCCGTGGCCATCGCTCGCTGCTTCGTCCTCAAG AGCGAGTACTTCGAGATCTACACGCAGTACTGCACCAACTACCCCAA CTCGGTGGCGGCGTTGACAGACTGCATGAGGAATAAGACCCTGGCCAAGTTCTTCCGGGACCGGCAGGCCGCGCTGAAGTGCTCACTCCCGCTGGGGTCCTACCTGCTCAAGCCCGTGCAGAGAATCCTCAAAtaccacctgctgctgcag GAGATCGCCAAGCACTTTGACCCGGAGGAGGAGGGCTacgaggtggtggaggaggccATCTACACCATGACGGGCGTGGCCTGGTACATCAACgacatgaaaaggaaacacGAACACGCCGTCCGGCTGCAG GAGGTGCAGTCGCTGCTCATCAACTGGAAGGGGCCGGACCTCACCACCTACGGGGAGCTGGTGCTGGAGGGAACCTTCCGCGTGCACCGCGCCAAAAACGAGAGGACGCTCTTCCTCTTCGACAGGATGCTCCTCATCACCAAGAAGCGAGGGGAGCACTACGTCTACAAGGCCCACATCTCG TGTGCCACCCTGATGCTGATAGAGAGTGCCAAGGactgcctgtgtttcagtgtcacCCACTACAAGCACCCCAAGCAGCCTCACACCATGCAG GCGAGGACCGTGGAGGAGAGGAAACTGTGGGCCCATCACATCAAGAGGCTGATCTTAGAGAACCACCTCATCCCACAAAAG gcGAAAGAGGCCATCATGGAAATGGACTCCAAAT ATCCGCCAAAGTTCCGCTACAGTCCTGAGAGGCTGAAGAAGTCCATGTCCGGCCAGCTGGACGACGTGCCCACTGCCGGTCGTCAGGGGCGGAGGCAGTCAG agccaTGCAAGCAGATCACCAAGGTCACTAAAG CCATTCTTAAG CACGCGGACAGCGAAGGGGCCCTGCCAGCCGACGCTCGCTGCGGGCAGGCCCGCGGTAGCGTCAGCACCCTGGGCTCAAGCCTAGGCGAGCCTGAGGCTGAGAGGCCTAGcgtggaggaggatgaggaggaccCAGGTTTCAGGAGGGACACTTATGAGCGGCTGAGCCCTAGTGACAGTGAGGAACCGAGGCCGGAGAGGGCACCTGGCGCGGGCGGGgcggagcaggagcaggaggaggaggaggagggggagagtgacAAGGACGATATTCTGATGGAGGACACCCAGGTAGCCGACTTCGCCAGCTCGGTGCTGGCAGCCATCCCCTGCTGGCACTTTAGGGCCAGGGCTTTGCTTTCCGCTCAGGTGACAACG GACGAAGAAGGGAATGACATCTTAGAAGAAAATGGGATTAACAGGCAAAACAGCCAATCGTCTGGTCAGGAGGATACATGTGACACAATGGAGGGCGGGTCCCTCATTGAGCAG GCCCCTACTGAAGAGCCACCGTCACACAACAGCATCTTTCAGTCCAGCTCCACTGAGAAACCTGAGCAAGACCCTCTCTCAAATTCTGAACCTGCTGGCCCAATATCCAGCGCCCCCATTGGGCAGGAGACCACCGAGTCCGAGGCAGACCATGGTGAGGATGGAGAGGAGATGATGGAGATATCGCCTGTGCCTCAGCAGGCGGAGTCCAAGGCTTCGAGCAGCGGGGAGGCGTCGACGACagaagaggaggacgaggaagaggaggacgaagaGGATACGGCGGCAGAGTCAAACGAGCCCGCCAGCATCTTGCCCCCCTCCGTGCTGGACCAGGCGAGCGTCATCGCCGAGCGCTTCACCGCCGGCGGCCGCCGGGGGAGCCTGGCGGGGGACGAGGCGCGGTCTCTCGGCTGCCCCTCCCCGCGGCTGCCCAGCAGGCGGGGCAGCACCTTCAGCCTGGGCGGCGACGCCCAGCGGCTTAACAGTGCCTCCGCGGAGCCCCCGCTGGGTCTGCTCGCCCCGGACACTACCCTCCTGGGGGCAGAGCTCAGGGTGCCCTCCCCAGGCCCCGACAGCCCCTTTGAGGGGGACCCTCACTGGAAGAGGGACTCCACCCTCTCACGGCAGGACCGGCTGCTAATTGGCAAGATCAAGAGCTACTACGAGCACGCGGAGCACCGCGGGGCCAGCTTCGCCATCAAGCGGCGGGAGAGTCTGACCTACATCCCTGCTGGCCTGGTCAGGAACTCCGTCAGCCGGCTCAACAGCATTCCCAAGGATGGGGCCTCCCCTGACCCCGACTCCACCTTTACTCCTGCCTCTGACTCCGACCCTGAGCCTGACCCCGCCCTCCACTCTGCCTCCAGCGGTGACCCCAGTGGTGACCCCACTTCTCACACAGAGGTAATCAAAGGTGAGGAGTCGTCCTACGCCGAGGTCAAAGCACGGGTGGACCCTGGGGTTGGGAACTCCCATGATGCCAGCAGGACCACAGCTGAGAATGAAGAGTTCCTTCCTTCCTCCGAGATGATCAGGGTGTggcaggagatggagaaggaggtggCCGGGGCACGATCAGTGCCCCCCGGCCCCGTGAAGCCGAGGGAGGTCCCTGGCACAGGAAGGGCCTGTAAAGGGATGCTAAGAAAGGACCAGCTGCCCAGGGGAGCCTCTGACACGGAACACAGCAGGCCCCCGAAGGCGGAAGCTGAACCGAGAACGGTTGGTAAGGAGCATGTCAAGGACCTGAAGGGCAGGGCCGTGGGACTGGGGCAGCCAGCAGGCCTGAACCCAACCCGCAAGCCCCAGGAGGGGAGCAGGGCGAAAAAGGCGCCCGCCCCCAGGGTGATCCGCCTGGGCTCCGACGCGGACGAGGAGCTGCTCCGGCACGACGAGGAGAAGGCTAGGAACAAGGTGTTTCAGCTGGCGCGCCAGTACAGCCAGCGCATCAAGAGCAGCAAGCCCATGGTGAGGCAGCGGAGCCAGGACTCCGACATCCTGCTCAGCGCCCGGAACCTGCCCTCCGTGCTGGAGGAGCGGCCGGAGAGGGACGGCAAAG GTAAACTCAACCAAGGACTGCCCCTGACGGTCTACGATCAAGTGATTGTGCGTGAGCTTGGGCCCGCAGCACAGATGAGGTCCCCCAGCCCAGGCCGCACCCCCAGCTCGGGGTGCAGCCCCCGGGTGCTGTCTCCCAGCCGCCCGCAGTGCAGGAGCCCGGTCAGCCCTGTGCCCGCTGAGAGCTTCAACTGGCCGGACGTGCGCGAGCTGCGCTCCATGTACGCCCGCCGGGGGCCGGACGGGGCCGCCGGACGCAGCCGCTCCATGCCGGAGAGGATGGGGGCATCCAGCCTGGGGAGgcgctccagctgctccagctgcagctcggGGACGGCCCCCGGCGGACTCTCGGAGGCGCCGGCCTACAGGCCCCACCCACCGAGAGATGGGGCAGAGGGCTGGGCCCGGGTGTGCCGAGCGGGCTCCCTGGATAACCGGCTGAGCGGACTGCACCTGAGCCACCTGCAGAGCATGCAGAGCCAGGTCTCCGGCCCCGGCTACTACATCTCCGGCCAGGCCGCCCTCCCCAACAACCACAGGGTCATCGTCGTAGAGAAGGTCGCAGAGCCGACGCCccaggtgggcggggctgggcCAAAGGAGGcggaggcagagggggagggacagacaggtaTAGGGGCGGAGCCAGAGCCGGagaaggaggatgaggacacTGATGGGAGCTACGTGCAGATCCGCTCGCCCACCTCCCGGGAGAAAATCTCCATCATGGCTGTCATCGACCGCTGCAGGGCCTACCAGGAGTCGGACGAGTACAGGCAGCGGGAGGGGGGCGGAGCTAAGGTGGAGCTGGCCAAAAGGTGCGGATGGGACAAGGAGCAAGAACTGAGCCCGCCTTTCAGCAAGAAGGCGGACGACGCCCAGAGAGCCGCAGCAggcaaaaagacagacagcagccaAAATGGTGTGGTGAGAAACCTGAGAGAAAAGTTCCTAAACTTGGGATCAAACACttga